The Arachis hypogaea cultivar Tifrunner chromosome 14, arahy.Tifrunner.gnm2.J5K5, whole genome shotgun sequence genome has a segment encoding these proteins:
- the LOC112743349 gene encoding receptor-like protein EIX2 isoform X3 — translation MIQQLNLKYCVVGVMMMNGVVYAVLMVQLLAWTSSAAVVASGKCIESERQALLSLKRGFNATDDDWVSSWGDGEQQKECCKWEGVKCSNVTGHVLMLDLHGHYTRESISPSLSDLHHLNYLDLSGNLFTLTPSIPPFIGSLTFLTHLNLSSCFFGGNIPPQLGNLLFLEYLDLGGNCFYPPQQIPSQFSNLSHLVYLDLSSSNLVGGFPLQLTNMSSLTYLDLSYNRLNETMPPQLGNLLSLEHLDPSYNAFTGTIPSQFKNISRLQYLDLDSLYMMSSDLQWLSELSILRYLSLAWVNLSGASNWQQQVSSLSHLQYLDLHACNLVDSIPTSSLASPANFSTSLSFVYISYNSLRNAALIFPWLMNSTRILEELNLANNELKGQIPLSLFHSCNLVHLDLFKNKLTGEFHEYIREYSRCAHKPLRILLLGWNEITGMVPDLSQLQSLQELHLGNNRLSGTIHEGIGQLSNLTELSLGNNFLKGNKLSGTIPSWIGDNIRKLLVLSLHSNNFHGNIPLSMCNLDELRVLDLSLNILSGSIPKCISNLSAMAIQAKSNATITDDYHYEYGDVFSRTGHVREVSGVYNDSASLTWKGKMSKYGSTLGLLRSIDFSSNRLTGEIPTEMMTLIGLVSLNLSRNFFSGHIPPTIGQLTSIDFLDLSRNHLSGTIPSQLTQIDDLSVLDLSYNDLSGEIPLGTQLQTRDASAYEGNPKLCGAPLNNTCPIHGHQISEHDADGDDDEQFVSQGFYIAMAVGFVMAFWGVCFSLILKKSWRYAYFKLLSDVYDKLYVFTAIKVAKFKRIRSQI, via the exons ATGATACAACAACTTAACTTGAAATATTGTGTGGTTGGAGTGATGATGATGAACGGTGTAGTTTATGCAGTGTTGATGGTGCAGCTACTTGCATGGACCAGCAGTGCAGCGGTGGTGGCAAGTGGGAAGTGCATTGAGAGTGAAAGGCAAGCTCTGCTTTCTCTCAAACGTGGCTTCAATGCCACGGATGATGATTGGGTGTCTTCATGGGGAGATGGGGAGCAGCAGAAGGAGTGTTGCAAATGGGAAGGCGTCAAGTGCAGCAATGTAACTGGCCATGTTCTCATGCTTGATCTTCATGGTCATTACACTCGTGAATCCATAAGCCCATCACTCAGTGACTTACATCATTTGAACTACTTGGACCTTAGTGGTAATCTCTTTACTCTCACCCCATCCATCCCTCCTTTCATTGGCTCTTTAACCTTTTTGACACATCTCAATCTCTCTTCTTGTTTTTTCGGTGGAAACATACCTCCTCAATTGGGAAATCTGCTCTTCCTCGAGTATCTTGATTTAGGAGGGAATTGTTTTTATCCTCCGCAACAAATCCCTTCTCAGTTCTCAAATCTCTCCCATTTAGTGTACCTTGATCTTAGTTCCAGTAATTTGGTTGGAGGATTCCCTCTTCAACTCACAAATATGTCATCCTTGACATATTTGGATCTTAGTTATAATAGACTTAATGAAACAATGCCACCCCAACTTGGAAATCTCTTATCCTTGGAACATCTTGATCCAAGTTACAATGCATTCACCGGAACCATTCCTAGtcaattcaaaaatatttcccGTTTGCAGTATCTTGACCTTGATTCCTTGTACATGATGAGTTCTGATTTACAATGGCTATCTGAACTTTCAATCCTGAGGTATCTTTCGCTTGCTTGGGTGAATCTAAGTGGTGCCAGCAATTGGCAACAACAAGTGAGTAGCCTTTCTCATCTTCAATATTTAGACTTGCATGCTTGCAATCTTGTTGATTCCATCCCCACTTCATCACTTGCATCCCCTGCTAATTTCTCCACTTCTCTCTCATTTGTCTATATCTCTTATAACTCTCTAAGGAATGCAGCCTTGATATTCCCATGGTTAATGAATTCCACTCGTATCCTTGAGGAGTTAAATCTTGCAAATAATGAGCTCAAAGGCCAAATACCTCTATCCTTGTTTCATAGTTGTAATTTGGTACACCTTGACCTATTCAAGAACAAGTTGACAGGAGAGTTTCATGAATATATTCGAGAGTATTCTCGTTGTGCTCATAAACCCTTACGAATCTTGCTTCTGGGATGGAATGAAATTACGGGGATGGTGCCTGACCTCTCTCAGCTTCAATCTTTGCAAGAGTTACATCTTGGTAACAACAGGTTAAGTGGAACCATACATGAAGGTATTGGACAACTATCCAACTTAACTGAGTTAAGCCTTGGGAATAACTTCCTGAAAG GTAATAAGTTGTCAGGAACAATACCAAGCTGGATTGGAGATAATATTCGAAAGCTACTTGTACTTAGCTTACATTCCAATAACTTTCATGGTAACATTCCATTAAGCATGTGCAATCTCGATGAACTTCGTGTCTTGGACCTCTCTTTAAATATTCTGTCTGGCAGTATACCTAAATGCATAAGTAATCTGTCTGCTATGGCCATTCAAGCAAAATCAAATGCAACCATTACCGATGACTATCATTATGAATATGGCGATGTGTTTAGCCGTACTGGCCATGTACGTGAAGTTTCTGGAGTTTATAACGATAGCGCATCACTGACATGGAAAGGGAAAATGTCAAAATATGGAAGCACCCTGGGATTGTTGAGAAGTATTGATTTCTCCAGCAACAGGTTAACAGGGGAAATACCAACTGAGATGATGACTCTTATTGGCTTGGTTTCTTTAAatctttcaagaaacttttttagTGGACACATTCCTCCAACTATTGGACAACTGACGTCAATAGATTTTCTTGATCTATCCAGAAATCATTTGTCAGGAACAATTCCTTCACAGCTTACTCAGATTGACGATCTCAGTGTTCTTGACTTGTCATACAATGATTTATCCGGAGAAATCCCACTTGGCACGCAACTTCAAACTAGGGATGCATCTGCTTATGAAGGAAATCCAAAACTTTGTGGTGCTCCCCTCAACAATACTTGTCCCATTCATGGTCACCAGATCAGTGAACATGAtgctgatggtgatgatgatgaacaaTTTGTAAGCCAGGGATTCTACATTGCTATGGCTGTTGGATTTGTTATGGCATTTTGGGGAGTGTGCTTCTCATTGATTTTGAAGAAATCTTGGAGATATGCTTATTTCAAGTTGTTGAGTGATGTCTATGACAAGCTCTATGTGTTTACAGCGATCAAGGTGGCCAAATTCAAAAGGATCAGATCTCAAATATGA
- the LOC112743349 gene encoding receptor-like protein EIX2 isoform X5, whose protein sequence is MNSTRILEELNLANNELKGQIPLSLFHSCNLVHLDLFKNKLTGEFHEYIREYSRCAHKPLRILLLGWNEITGMVPDLSQLQSLQELHLGNNRLSGTIHEGIGQLSNLTELSLGNNFLKGLISEAHFSRLSNLDTLDLSHNALAFNVSVDWIPPFNLTDIYLARCKLGPNFPTWLHTQTMIEYLDISCAGISSTVPNWFWEPLPHMFYLNISHNRFLGKIEGPAMVSDQLVSIDLSFNLFEGTIPAFLATALHVFLSNNRFSIANPLLCTNSPKRMRFMDLSNNNLRGELSDCWRDFELLVVLDLSNNQFYGNMPKSLGSLRNIQSIHFEGNHFSGEIPPSLHNCTQLRVFDVAGNKLSGTIPSWIGDNIRKLLVLSLHSNNFHGNIPLSMCNLDELRVLDLSLNILSGSIPKCISNLSAMAIQAKSNATITDDYHYEYGDVFSRTGHVREVSGVYNDSASLTWKGKMSKYGSTLGLLRSIDFSSNRLTGEIPTEMMTLIGLVSLNLSRNFFSGHIPPTIGQLTSIDFLDLSRNHLSGTIPSQLTQIDDLSVLDLSYNDLSGEIPLGTQLQTRDASAYEGNPKLCGAPLNNTCPIHGHQISEHDADGDDDEQFVSQGFYIAMAVGFVMAFWGVCFSLILKKSWRYAYFKLLSDVYDKLYVFTAIKVAKFKRIRSQI, encoded by the coding sequence ATGAATTCCACTCGTATCCTTGAGGAGTTAAATCTTGCAAATAATGAGCTCAAAGGCCAAATACCTCTATCCTTGTTTCATAGTTGTAATTTGGTACACCTTGACCTATTCAAGAACAAGTTGACAGGAGAGTTTCATGAATATATTCGAGAGTATTCTCGTTGTGCTCATAAACCCTTACGAATCTTGCTTCTGGGATGGAATGAAATTACGGGGATGGTGCCTGACCTCTCTCAGCTTCAATCTTTGCAAGAGTTACATCTTGGTAACAACAGGTTAAGTGGAACCATACATGAAGGTATTGGACAACTATCCAACTTAACTGAGTTAAGCCTTGGGAATAACTTCCTGAAAGGTTTGATATCTGAAGCTCATTTCTCAAGACTTTCCAATCTTGACACTTTGGATTTGTCTCATAATGCATTGGCTTTTAATGTTAGCGTGGATTGGATTCCCCCTTTCAATTTAACTGACATTTATTTGGCCCGTTGCAAGTTGGGGCCTAACTTTCCAACATGGCTTCATACCCAAACCATGATTGAGTATTTGGATATTTCCTGTGCTGGAATTTCTAGCACTGTTCCTAATTGGTTTTGGGAACCCCTTCCTCATatgttttatttgaatatttctCACAACCGTTTTCTAGGAAAAATTGAAGGCCCAGCTATGGTTTCTGACCAACTTGTTTCAATTGATTTGAGCTTCAATTTATTTGAAGGCACGATTCCAGCATTCCTTGCAACTGCTTTACATGTTTTTTTGTCCAATAACAGATTTTCAATTGCAAATCCTCTTTTATGTACAAACTCGCCCAAACGCATGAGATTTATGGATTTGTCAAACAATAACCTTAGAGGAGAACTTTCGGATTGTTGGAGGGATTTTGAGTTATTGGTCGTCCTAGATTTATCCAATAATCAGTTTTATGGAAATATGCCAAAATCTCTGGGCTCTTTAAGAAATATCCAGTCAATACACTTTGAAGGCAATCATTTTTCAGGAGAGATACCACCATCCTTGCATAATTGCACACAACTACGAGTTTTTGATGTTGCAGGTAATAAGTTGTCAGGAACAATACCAAGCTGGATTGGAGATAATATTCGAAAGCTACTTGTACTTAGCTTACATTCCAATAACTTTCATGGTAACATTCCATTAAGCATGTGCAATCTCGATGAACTTCGTGTCTTGGACCTCTCTTTAAATATTCTGTCTGGCAGTATACCTAAATGCATAAGTAATCTGTCTGCTATGGCCATTCAAGCAAAATCAAATGCAACCATTACCGATGACTATCATTATGAATATGGCGATGTGTTTAGCCGTACTGGCCATGTACGTGAAGTTTCTGGAGTTTATAACGATAGCGCATCACTGACATGGAAAGGGAAAATGTCAAAATATGGAAGCACCCTGGGATTGTTGAGAAGTATTGATTTCTCCAGCAACAGGTTAACAGGGGAAATACCAACTGAGATGATGACTCTTATTGGCTTGGTTTCTTTAAatctttcaagaaacttttttagTGGACACATTCCTCCAACTATTGGACAACTGACGTCAATAGATTTTCTTGATCTATCCAGAAATCATTTGTCAGGAACAATTCCTTCACAGCTTACTCAGATTGACGATCTCAGTGTTCTTGACTTGTCATACAATGATTTATCCGGAGAAATCCCACTTGGCACGCAACTTCAAACTAGGGATGCATCTGCTTATGAAGGAAATCCAAAACTTTGTGGTGCTCCCCTCAACAATACTTGTCCCATTCATGGTCACCAGATCAGTGAACATGAtgctgatggtgatgatgatgaacaaTTTGTAAGCCAGGGATTCTACATTGCTATGGCTGTTGGATTTGTTATGGCATTTTGGGGAGTGTGCTTCTCATTGATTTTGAAGAAATCTTGGAGATATGCTTATTTCAAGTTGTTGAGTGATGTCTATGACAAGCTCTATGTGTTTACAGCGATCAAGGTGGCCAAATTCAAAAGGATCAGATCTCAAATATGA
- the LOC112743349 gene encoding receptor-like protein EIX2 isoform X1: protein MIQQLNLKYCVVGVMMMNGVVYAVLMVQLLAWTSSAAVVASGKCIESERQALLSLKRGFNATDDDWVSSWGDGEQQKECCKWEGVKCSNVTGHVLMLDLHGHYTRESISPSLSDLHHLNYLDLSGNLFTLTPSIPPFIGSLTFLTHLNLSSCFFGGNIPPQLGNLLFLEYLDLGGNCFYPPQQIPSQFSNLSHLVYLDLSSSNLVGGFPLQLTNMSSLTYLDLSYNRLNETMPPQLGNLLSLEHLDPSYNAFTGTIPSQFKNISRLQYLDLDSLYMMSSDLQWLSELSILRYLSLAWVNLSGASNWQQQVSSLSHLQYLDLHACNLVDSIPTSSLASPANFSTSLSFVYISYNSLRNAALIFPWLMNSTRILEELNLANNELKGQIPLSLFHSCNLVHLDLFKNKLTGEFHEYIREYSRCAHKPLRILLLGWNEITGMVPDLSQLQSLQELHLGNNRLSGTIHEGIGQLSNLTELSLGNNFLKGLISEAHFSRLSNLDTLDLSHNALAFNVSVDWIPPFNLTDIYLARCKLGPNFPTWLHTQTMIEYLDISCAGISSTVPNWFWEPLPHMFYLNISHNRFLGKIEGPAMVSDQLVSIDLSFNLFEGTIPAFLATALHVFLSNNRFSIANPLLCTNSPKRMRFMDLSNNNLRGELSDCWRDFELLVVLDLSNNQFYGNMPKSLGSLRNIQSIHFEGNHFSGEIPPSLHNCTQLRVFDVAGNKLSGTIPSWIGDNIRKLLVLSLHSNNFHGNIPLSMCNLDELRVLDLSLNILSGSIPKCISNLSAMAIQAKSNATITDDYHYEYGDVFSRTGHVREVSGVYNDSASLTWKGKMSKYGSTLGLLRSIDFSSNRLTGEIPTEMMTLIGLVSLNLSRNFFSGHIPPTIGQLTSIDFLDLSRNHLSGTIPSQLTQIDDLSVLDLSYNDLSGEIPLGTQLQTRDASAYEGNPKLCGAPLNNTCPIHGHQISEHDADGDDDEQFVSQGFYIAMAVGFVMAFWGVCFSLILKKSWRYAYFKLLSDVYDKLYVFTAIKVAKFKRIRSQI from the coding sequence ATGATACAACAACTTAACTTGAAATATTGTGTGGTTGGAGTGATGATGATGAACGGTGTAGTTTATGCAGTGTTGATGGTGCAGCTACTTGCATGGACCAGCAGTGCAGCGGTGGTGGCAAGTGGGAAGTGCATTGAGAGTGAAAGGCAAGCTCTGCTTTCTCTCAAACGTGGCTTCAATGCCACGGATGATGATTGGGTGTCTTCATGGGGAGATGGGGAGCAGCAGAAGGAGTGTTGCAAATGGGAAGGCGTCAAGTGCAGCAATGTAACTGGCCATGTTCTCATGCTTGATCTTCATGGTCATTACACTCGTGAATCCATAAGCCCATCACTCAGTGACTTACATCATTTGAACTACTTGGACCTTAGTGGTAATCTCTTTACTCTCACCCCATCCATCCCTCCTTTCATTGGCTCTTTAACCTTTTTGACACATCTCAATCTCTCTTCTTGTTTTTTCGGTGGAAACATACCTCCTCAATTGGGAAATCTGCTCTTCCTCGAGTATCTTGATTTAGGAGGGAATTGTTTTTATCCTCCGCAACAAATCCCTTCTCAGTTCTCAAATCTCTCCCATTTAGTGTACCTTGATCTTAGTTCCAGTAATTTGGTTGGAGGATTCCCTCTTCAACTCACAAATATGTCATCCTTGACATATTTGGATCTTAGTTATAATAGACTTAATGAAACAATGCCACCCCAACTTGGAAATCTCTTATCCTTGGAACATCTTGATCCAAGTTACAATGCATTCACCGGAACCATTCCTAGtcaattcaaaaatatttcccGTTTGCAGTATCTTGACCTTGATTCCTTGTACATGATGAGTTCTGATTTACAATGGCTATCTGAACTTTCAATCCTGAGGTATCTTTCGCTTGCTTGGGTGAATCTAAGTGGTGCCAGCAATTGGCAACAACAAGTGAGTAGCCTTTCTCATCTTCAATATTTAGACTTGCATGCTTGCAATCTTGTTGATTCCATCCCCACTTCATCACTTGCATCCCCTGCTAATTTCTCCACTTCTCTCTCATTTGTCTATATCTCTTATAACTCTCTAAGGAATGCAGCCTTGATATTCCCATGGTTAATGAATTCCACTCGTATCCTTGAGGAGTTAAATCTTGCAAATAATGAGCTCAAAGGCCAAATACCTCTATCCTTGTTTCATAGTTGTAATTTGGTACACCTTGACCTATTCAAGAACAAGTTGACAGGAGAGTTTCATGAATATATTCGAGAGTATTCTCGTTGTGCTCATAAACCCTTACGAATCTTGCTTCTGGGATGGAATGAAATTACGGGGATGGTGCCTGACCTCTCTCAGCTTCAATCTTTGCAAGAGTTACATCTTGGTAACAACAGGTTAAGTGGAACCATACATGAAGGTATTGGACAACTATCCAACTTAACTGAGTTAAGCCTTGGGAATAACTTCCTGAAAGGTTTGATATCTGAAGCTCATTTCTCAAGACTTTCCAATCTTGACACTTTGGATTTGTCTCATAATGCATTGGCTTTTAATGTTAGCGTGGATTGGATTCCCCCTTTCAATTTAACTGACATTTATTTGGCCCGTTGCAAGTTGGGGCCTAACTTTCCAACATGGCTTCATACCCAAACCATGATTGAGTATTTGGATATTTCCTGTGCTGGAATTTCTAGCACTGTTCCTAATTGGTTTTGGGAACCCCTTCCTCATatgttttatttgaatatttctCACAACCGTTTTCTAGGAAAAATTGAAGGCCCAGCTATGGTTTCTGACCAACTTGTTTCAATTGATTTGAGCTTCAATTTATTTGAAGGCACGATTCCAGCATTCCTTGCAACTGCTTTACATGTTTTTTTGTCCAATAACAGATTTTCAATTGCAAATCCTCTTTTATGTACAAACTCGCCCAAACGCATGAGATTTATGGATTTGTCAAACAATAACCTTAGAGGAGAACTTTCGGATTGTTGGAGGGATTTTGAGTTATTGGTCGTCCTAGATTTATCCAATAATCAGTTTTATGGAAATATGCCAAAATCTCTGGGCTCTTTAAGAAATATCCAGTCAATACACTTTGAAGGCAATCATTTTTCAGGAGAGATACCACCATCCTTGCATAATTGCACACAACTACGAGTTTTTGATGTTGCAGGTAATAAGTTGTCAGGAACAATACCAAGCTGGATTGGAGATAATATTCGAAAGCTACTTGTACTTAGCTTACATTCCAATAACTTTCATGGTAACATTCCATTAAGCATGTGCAATCTCGATGAACTTCGTGTCTTGGACCTCTCTTTAAATATTCTGTCTGGCAGTATACCTAAATGCATAAGTAATCTGTCTGCTATGGCCATTCAAGCAAAATCAAATGCAACCATTACCGATGACTATCATTATGAATATGGCGATGTGTTTAGCCGTACTGGCCATGTACGTGAAGTTTCTGGAGTTTATAACGATAGCGCATCACTGACATGGAAAGGGAAAATGTCAAAATATGGAAGCACCCTGGGATTGTTGAGAAGTATTGATTTCTCCAGCAACAGGTTAACAGGGGAAATACCAACTGAGATGATGACTCTTATTGGCTTGGTTTCTTTAAatctttcaagaaacttttttagTGGACACATTCCTCCAACTATTGGACAACTGACGTCAATAGATTTTCTTGATCTATCCAGAAATCATTTGTCAGGAACAATTCCTTCACAGCTTACTCAGATTGACGATCTCAGTGTTCTTGACTTGTCATACAATGATTTATCCGGAGAAATCCCACTTGGCACGCAACTTCAAACTAGGGATGCATCTGCTTATGAAGGAAATCCAAAACTTTGTGGTGCTCCCCTCAACAATACTTGTCCCATTCATGGTCACCAGATCAGTGAACATGAtgctgatggtgatgatgatgaacaaTTTGTAAGCCAGGGATTCTACATTGCTATGGCTGTTGGATTTGTTATGGCATTTTGGGGAGTGTGCTTCTCATTGATTTTGAAGAAATCTTGGAGATATGCTTATTTCAAGTTGTTGAGTGATGTCTATGACAAGCTCTATGTGTTTACAGCGATCAAGGTGGCCAAATTCAAAAGGATCAGATCTCAAATATGA
- the LOC112743349 gene encoding receptor-like protein EIX2 isoform X4, with translation MMSSDLQWLSELSILRYLSLAWVNLSGASNWQQQVSSLSHLQYLDLHACNLVDSIPTSSLASPANFSTSLSFVYISYNSLRNAALIFPWLMNSTRILEELNLANNELKGQIPLSLFHSCNLVHLDLFKNKLTGEFHEYIREYSRCAHKPLRILLLGWNEITGMVPDLSQLQSLQELHLGNNRLSGTIHEGIGQLSNLTELSLGNNFLKGLISEAHFSRLSNLDTLDLSHNALAFNVSVDWIPPFNLTDIYLARCKLGPNFPTWLHTQTMIEYLDISCAGISSTVPNWFWEPLPHMFYLNISHNRFLGKIEGPAMVSDQLVSIDLSFNLFEGTIPAFLATALHVFLSNNRFSIANPLLCTNSPKRMRFMDLSNNNLRGELSDCWRDFELLVVLDLSNNQFYGNMPKSLGSLRNIQSIHFEGNHFSGEIPPSLHNCTQLRVFDVAGNKLSGTIPSWIGDNIRKLLVLSLHSNNFHGNIPLSMCNLDELRVLDLSLNILSGSIPKCISNLSAMAIQAKSNATITDDYHYEYGDVFSRTGHVREVSGVYNDSASLTWKGKMSKYGSTLGLLRSIDFSSNRLTGEIPTEMMTLIGLVSLNLSRNFFSGHIPPTIGQLTSIDFLDLSRNHLSGTIPSQLTQIDDLSVLDLSYNDLSGEIPLGTQLQTRDASAYEGNPKLCGAPLNNTCPIHGHQISEHDADGDDDEQFVSQGFYIAMAVGFVMAFWGVCFSLILKKSWRYAYFKLLSDVYDKLYVFTAIKVAKFKRIRSQI, from the coding sequence ATGATGAGTTCTGATTTACAATGGCTATCTGAACTTTCAATCCTGAGGTATCTTTCGCTTGCTTGGGTGAATCTAAGTGGTGCCAGCAATTGGCAACAACAAGTGAGTAGCCTTTCTCATCTTCAATATTTAGACTTGCATGCTTGCAATCTTGTTGATTCCATCCCCACTTCATCACTTGCATCCCCTGCTAATTTCTCCACTTCTCTCTCATTTGTCTATATCTCTTATAACTCTCTAAGGAATGCAGCCTTGATATTCCCATGGTTAATGAATTCCACTCGTATCCTTGAGGAGTTAAATCTTGCAAATAATGAGCTCAAAGGCCAAATACCTCTATCCTTGTTTCATAGTTGTAATTTGGTACACCTTGACCTATTCAAGAACAAGTTGACAGGAGAGTTTCATGAATATATTCGAGAGTATTCTCGTTGTGCTCATAAACCCTTACGAATCTTGCTTCTGGGATGGAATGAAATTACGGGGATGGTGCCTGACCTCTCTCAGCTTCAATCTTTGCAAGAGTTACATCTTGGTAACAACAGGTTAAGTGGAACCATACATGAAGGTATTGGACAACTATCCAACTTAACTGAGTTAAGCCTTGGGAATAACTTCCTGAAAGGTTTGATATCTGAAGCTCATTTCTCAAGACTTTCCAATCTTGACACTTTGGATTTGTCTCATAATGCATTGGCTTTTAATGTTAGCGTGGATTGGATTCCCCCTTTCAATTTAACTGACATTTATTTGGCCCGTTGCAAGTTGGGGCCTAACTTTCCAACATGGCTTCATACCCAAACCATGATTGAGTATTTGGATATTTCCTGTGCTGGAATTTCTAGCACTGTTCCTAATTGGTTTTGGGAACCCCTTCCTCATatgttttatttgaatatttctCACAACCGTTTTCTAGGAAAAATTGAAGGCCCAGCTATGGTTTCTGACCAACTTGTTTCAATTGATTTGAGCTTCAATTTATTTGAAGGCACGATTCCAGCATTCCTTGCAACTGCTTTACATGTTTTTTTGTCCAATAACAGATTTTCAATTGCAAATCCTCTTTTATGTACAAACTCGCCCAAACGCATGAGATTTATGGATTTGTCAAACAATAACCTTAGAGGAGAACTTTCGGATTGTTGGAGGGATTTTGAGTTATTGGTCGTCCTAGATTTATCCAATAATCAGTTTTATGGAAATATGCCAAAATCTCTGGGCTCTTTAAGAAATATCCAGTCAATACACTTTGAAGGCAATCATTTTTCAGGAGAGATACCACCATCCTTGCATAATTGCACACAACTACGAGTTTTTGATGTTGCAGGTAATAAGTTGTCAGGAACAATACCAAGCTGGATTGGAGATAATATTCGAAAGCTACTTGTACTTAGCTTACATTCCAATAACTTTCATGGTAACATTCCATTAAGCATGTGCAATCTCGATGAACTTCGTGTCTTGGACCTCTCTTTAAATATTCTGTCTGGCAGTATACCTAAATGCATAAGTAATCTGTCTGCTATGGCCATTCAAGCAAAATCAAATGCAACCATTACCGATGACTATCATTATGAATATGGCGATGTGTTTAGCCGTACTGGCCATGTACGTGAAGTTTCTGGAGTTTATAACGATAGCGCATCACTGACATGGAAAGGGAAAATGTCAAAATATGGAAGCACCCTGGGATTGTTGAGAAGTATTGATTTCTCCAGCAACAGGTTAACAGGGGAAATACCAACTGAGATGATGACTCTTATTGGCTTGGTTTCTTTAAatctttcaagaaacttttttagTGGACACATTCCTCCAACTATTGGACAACTGACGTCAATAGATTTTCTTGATCTATCCAGAAATCATTTGTCAGGAACAATTCCTTCACAGCTTACTCAGATTGACGATCTCAGTGTTCTTGACTTGTCATACAATGATTTATCCGGAGAAATCCCACTTGGCACGCAACTTCAAACTAGGGATGCATCTGCTTATGAAGGAAATCCAAAACTTTGTGGTGCTCCCCTCAACAATACTTGTCCCATTCATGGTCACCAGATCAGTGAACATGAtgctgatggtgatgatgatgaacaaTTTGTAAGCCAGGGATTCTACATTGCTATGGCTGTTGGATTTGTTATGGCATTTTGGGGAGTGTGCTTCTCATTGATTTTGAAGAAATCTTGGAGATATGCTTATTTCAAGTTGTTGAGTGATGTCTATGACAAGCTCTATGTGTTTACAGCGATCAAGGTGGCCAAATTCAAAAGGATCAGATCTCAAATATGA